The stretch of DNA TGCTGTGGGATGGGCGTAATGATCTCGGTGAGAGAGTCGCAAGCGGAATATATTTCTGCGGGCTTCATGCCGGTGGCGAATCCCGGGTGAGGAAACTCATTTTCAATCGAGGCGGTGGGGGCACGGTTTCTCTTCCGCTGCATCAATCCTCGCAAACAGCCGAAGTGCCTTTGTTTGAGAAGCAAAGTATTCAAGGAGGATCGTATACCATTCGTGTTGAAAACACATTCTCCAGTTCTCCTTTCATTGTTCCCGTCGAATTCAAGAATGTTGTGGTGCAACGCGATACGACAATTGCCTTCTCCGTTAATTATCTGCCGTTGGCAACATTGAATTTTGACAGCGTGCACCAAACCATTAGGGGCTTTGGAGCGGCGAGTCCATGGTATAGGCCCGTGATGGCACTTTCTGAAGTCGAAAGTGCCTTTGGTGCAGGCAGCGGACAGATAGGATATTCGATCCTGAGGATAACGGTCGACGCTGACAGCAATCTTTGGAGCAGATATTTACCTTCTGCAAGGAAGGCACTGGATATGGGCGCTATCGTCATCGCTTCGCCATGGTACGCTCCGGCGAATATGGTGGAACGGGTAAACAACGTGAGCAGGGTTCGATACGATATGTATGCAGCATATGCCGCCCATCTGAATTCCTTCACCAGATTTATGAAAGCCAACGGTATACCTATTTATGGTCTGTCTGTTCAAAATGAACCGGATATTACTGATCAGTGGACCAGCTGGACTCCCACTGAAATGCTCACTTTCATGAAGCAAAACGCAGGTGCTCTTTCAGACACAAAAGTTATGGCACCCGAATCATTTCAATTCAGGCTCAACATGTCCGACCCAATACTGAATGATTCTGCTGCATGCGCGAATACGGATATTGTCTGCGGGCATATTTATGGAGCTGGTTTGACTTCATATCCATTGGCGATCTCAAAAGGAAAAGAAGTATGGATGACCGAGTACCTCATGGGTGAGAATAATTCGGGAAATAATTGGCCTTGGGCTCTCAAGCTTGCACAGAACGTCAACGATGTGATGAAATCTGATATGAGTGCTTATGTGTGGTGGACGATTGTACGGTATTATGGGCCAATTGGTGATGGTGAAAAAGCCGCCAGCCCCCAAGATCCAAATGAAACGTATCCGAAAAAGGGTGAAGTCACTAAAAAAGGTTACGTCATGTCGCAGTTCTCCAAGTTCATTCGACCCGGATACTACAGAGTTGGAAGCAGCATGTACCCTCTTATCATTGGAGCCGGGGTTGACGTCACGGCCTACAAAGACCCTCTCTCTTCCAAAGTCGTTGTCGTTGCGATCAACTCGGGGTCCACTCCGGCACAATGCGCTTTTAGACTGAACAATGGAGCAAGAGTGACTTTCACCCCCTGCACAACATCTGAAACGAAGAACTGTGAACTGGGAAAGGTATTTGACGTAACCAACGGCAGCTTCAAGTTTACCATGGAAGCGTTGAGCATCACAACGTTCGTGTCGAACTAATGAGCGAACAGCGACCGACAAGGACGGTGATGCCGCTGAGAATGGGAATCTCATTGCGGGCAACGAAGCGGCACGTATCATTGGAATGGGGTCTTCACCTGTCAGCTTGAAAAACTAAGTCGAACCACGTTCGTACTGAAATAACCGACGGCACCTGGATTATGAAGAAGTACTACTGGATCGTTCTCGTGTTGTTTTTCCCCTCAATCGTTCTCGGCCAGAGTATTGTTATCAATGAAGTCATGGCCTCCAACCAGAAAACGATCCTTGATGAAAATGGAGATGCCTCGGATTGGATTGAGCTCTACAATCGTGGAACCTCCACGGTAAGCCTCACCGGCTATTTCTTGACTGATGACTCTCTGCAATTGCGCAAATGGGTTTTTGGCAATAGCAGTATTCAGCCGGGTGGATACTTGTTGGTCTACGCATCGGACAAGAATCGCCAGGCGCCAGTCCCACACACGAATTTCAAAATCAGCGCCTCTGGCGAGTCGATTCTCCTTTCCAACCCCAATGGAGTCATTATTGACAGGATCGACATTCCGGTTTCAGTGGCAGATATCTCCTACGGCAGAAC from Ignavibacteriales bacterium encodes:
- a CDS encoding T9SS type A sorting domain-containing protein; this encodes MKHYNKTYAVSLAPTGLFFLALSIGCSLNTQAQTFLVRGNVIASRYPVKNASVTFVNSADTTQRFSALTDASGNYQIGLPTSVESNTSTSPARFELAQAYPNPFSSSAAIPYQIKKESDVQITIYDILGRAVKTFNVGQQSVGLHSVLWDGRNDLGERVASGIYFCGLHAGGESRVRKLIFNRGGGGTVSLPLHQSSQTAEVPLFEKQSIQGGSYTIRVENTFSSSPFIVPVEFKNVVVQRDTTIAFSVNYLPLATLNFDSVHQTIRGFGAASPWYRPVMALSEVESAFGAGSGQIGYSILRITVDADSNLWSRYLPSARKALDMGAIVIASPWYAPANMVERVNNVSRVRYDMYAAYAAHLNSFTRFMKANGIPIYGLSVQNEPDITDQWTSWTPTEMLTFMKQNAGALSDTKVMAPESFQFRLNMSDPILNDSAACANTDIVCGHIYGAGLTSYPLAISKGKEVWMTEYLMGENNSGNNWPWALKLAQNVNDVMKSDMSAYVWWTIVRYYGPIGDGEKAASPQDPNETYPKKGEVTKKGYVMSQFSKFIRPGYYRVGSSMYPLIIGAGVDVTAYKDPLSSKVVVVAINSGSTPAQCAFRLNNGARVTFTPCTTSETKNCELGKVFDVTNGSFKFTMEALSITTFVSN